In Helianthus annuus cultivar XRQ/B chromosome 8, HanXRQr2.0-SUNRISE, whole genome shotgun sequence, a single genomic region encodes these proteins:
- the LOC110871487 gene encoding uncharacterized protein LOC110871487 — translation MTTLIIAVKVRRVYILDSLFKEGNKNPSHYRLTSVIESALLPIKPTFDRCNQQAETWECGYILLQSMFDFVNVYQKQFPKMWNDTKEATDEDIEKTLKELMPILFDGLGIP, via the exons ATGACAACACTCATTATTGCCGTAAAAGTACGACGGGTATATATTTTAGATTCACTATTCAAAGAGGGCAACAAGAATCCTAGCCACTATCGTCTTACAAGTGTGATTGAAAGCGCCTTGctgccaataaaacccacatttGATAGG TGCAATCAACAAGCTGAGACATGGGAATGCGGCTATATACTTCTTCAATCTATGTTCGACTTTGTCAATGTGTATCAAAAGCAATTTCCCAAA ATGTGGAACGACACGAAAGAGGCTACAGATGAAGATATAGAAAAGACGTTGAAGGAATTGATGCCAATTTTATTTGACGGGTTGGGTATTCCTTAG